A genomic region of Lagenorhynchus albirostris chromosome 18, mLagAlb1.1, whole genome shotgun sequence contains the following coding sequences:
- the LOC132508973 gene encoding TSSK6-activating co-chaperone protein-like encodes MNVLKDVEVALFNTNYDVIFKVNYIKIIALPTFTLVNDLEVVPSIRHSSHPTNRRDKEEGNAVPLCQDKPSRSVINLQESSPPATFLKIPTTKLPSGIDHKPKEYLGLLECMYANLQLQTQLAQPQMAILENLKASMTQLSPGRESKNSSLPALSRNLLLNHLSNSVNELWKN; translated from the exons ATGAATGTACTAAAGGATGTGGAGGTGGCACTTTTTAACACTAATTATGATGTCATTTTCAAAG taaattatattaaaatcattGCTTTACCAACTTTTACTCTTGTCAATGATCTCGAAGTTGTTCCATCTATT CGGCATTCTAGTCATCCTACtaatagaagagacaaagaggaaggTAATGCTGTGCCTCTTTGTCAGGACAAACCCTCCCGCAGCGTTATTAATCTTCAAGAAAGTTCCCCACCAGCTACTTTCCTGAAAATCCCGACAACAAAGCTGCCCTCGGGAATTGACCACAAGCCCAAGGAATACCTAGGACTCCTAGAATGTATGTATGCCAATCTCCAGCTTCAGACCCAGCTTGCCCAACCACAGATGgctattttggaaaatttaaaagcATCCATGACACAACTGTCTCCTGGGAGAGAAAGCAAGAACTCTTCTCTCCCAGCCTTATCTCGTAATCTGTTGTTAAATCACCTCTCCAATTCAGTAAATGAAttgtggaaaaattaa